GCCGCTTCCGTGACACGCACACATTCAAGAGCTAAGTTACGATCCATAATGGGGGTTCAACTATCAAGAGACACCCTTGAAGTCAAAATAAAATCAAACGTCAAAATCTTCGTGCTGGTTCTTTTGTTGACGAATTTCTTAAAATATGGTTTTTAGTTTTCAGATGCAGAAAAATAAAAAAGTCTTCTTTGTTTTTATTGCACTCCTTCTTTTGCTTCCGACAACGGAAGCCGTCTCCTCCGATAAATCGAAATCACTGGTCCAGAAAGGCTATTCCTTTTTGACGAAGGGAAATTTTGAATCGGCGCTAAAGCAGTTTGAGCTGGCCTTCAAGGCCGATCCTAATGATGGAACAGCACTCTTTTTTCAAGGCGTTGCTTTGAACCGTTTGGGGAAATTTGAACTTTCGGCTCCAAAACTGGATCGGGCAGGCCTTAAAAAAGGAGTGCATCCCGATTGGAATTTCGAACGTGGCTGGAGTTATCTGGGTTTGGGGGAATGGAAAAAGGCTGTTTCGCTTTTGGAAGTCTTTGAAAAAGAACATCCGGGCCGCGGGCAGACCTTGGAATTTATCGGCCGTGCCTATTTTGGACTTAAAAATTATTCCAAGGCTGAAAGTTATCTCAAAAAAGCCGCAAAAAAAGATCCCAATCTCAAAAAAACCACAGAAATTTATCTTTCGAGGATTTCAGGCACAAGACAGGCCCCAAGTGCTACCGAAGGCCCAAAGAGTGAGAAGGGGAAAAATTGGAAAATTTATTCTAATATAGGCGGCAATTACAATACCAACGCCATTAATCTGGGAAACGGCGTAACACGTCCGGCCGATATTTCCCGGCAGGAGTCCCCGTTTGCCTCAGGAACCTTGGGTGGGAGTTATCGTTTTGATCTTTCGGATTCCAGTCAATTTTCTCTGGGGAATCAGATTCTCGCCAATCTTTATGAAGTGAGCGGCCGTCTGCATTTTTTGGATAATTATTCCTTTCTGCAGTTTCGCCATTCTTTTGACCCAACCAAAATTTTGGGTATTACCTTTTCCAATGATTTTTCAATAATTCAAACGGCCAAGTTTCGGGATCAAATCGGAATCAAACCGCTGTTTGGCTGGAAATTGGCGGATTGGCTGGTTTCCGAAATCGGTTATAATTTTGGATGGGCGGATTATTTTTTTCCGTCCAACGCCAATCAAAACCGCGATTCCTATTCCCACACGGTCTTGATGAACAACATCTTTTCGGTTCCGGAAACAAAACTGCGTTTTCGTCTGGGATACTTCCATTTGTGGAATCGCGCCACGGGATCCGACTTTGATTACGGTGGAAACACTCTGATTTTCGGCGTCAGCCATTCCTTCTATGAGGATGTTATGGGAGAATTGCTATTTTCTCAGGCTTGGAACCGCTATTCCAAAATCAACAGTTTGACGACAGGCACTAAGCGCAGTGATGATATTTCCAATGTATCTGTACAGTTTAAGGTCCCGTTTATTGGGCCGATAAAAGGTTTTCTCCACGCCAATTATACGCGAAACAAATCGAATATCGCGGTGTTTAATTATCGAGCATGGCAGGGCGGCGGGGGTTTGTCAGCGGAATTTTAAAGAGAGGAATTTTTATGATGAAGATGGGAGGGCTGATTTTGGTTTTGACAATGTTTTATGCCCCTTCTCTCTTCGCTTGTCCGACGGGCTACACCTGTCCGGCGGGCAAAGACTGCATCTCTGATTCCACCCAATGTGTGGTTGATACCTCTTCTTCCAGCACGACCACTACCAGTAGCACTTCCAGCGAACCGGCAACAACAAAAGAGCAGATGGGCCTGACTTATAGCGTGGATGAACAGGGATTTATTTCGATTATCAACGCTCAGGCCACGGCTTCCATGGTAACTGTCACTTTTTTTGATGAATCGTCGTCGCTTAGAACCGGCGTTTCTCCGCCCACTTTTGACGTGAGGGGTAGAGATTCCCCTCTCTTTTTGGACCCTGGCGTTCCCAGATTCGACGCTCAAAATGCCTCTATTCCCCCGCTTACCAGATGAGGTGTAAAAATACCCATCCCCTTCGGTCGGAAAAAAGAGTAAACTGACCCTAATGAAACGCATCCTTTTTCTTTTTGGAATGATCCTGATTATTTCTTCCGCGGTTTTGGCCGGGCCGGATTGTCCGGAATCAAAGCCACCCCCTCAAGACGTGATGACAACAGTTCCGAGTGAAAGCGCGCCGTCCCCTTCTCCGCCTTCCGTGACAGTTCCCGCAGAACCTTCGAGTACGAAAGAGCAGATGGGTCTGACGTTTGATCCTGCCATTCCCGACAAAAGCGGTTTTGAAGAAGAAAAAAACCCGGAACGGAAAAAACTTCTCGACAAACTTTTTGAGGCCAAAAAAAATGAAGTGGATGCCAAAATCAGGCTGGATGAGTTGGAGAGACTGAAAAAAGACAATGAGGAGCAGTATCGAAAAATCGTGGATGCGGATAACAAACTTTTTAAGGAATGGCATGATGTTGTCAAAAAGAAAGAACAGTTATCCATTTTCAGATCAACGGAACCCCTAGACAGAGAGACCGACAGAATAATAAGGGAACTACATGGGAACTGGGAAAGCAGGGATGGCCTTTACAAACAGATGGAGGCGTTTCACAAGGAAACATTGAAGATGCTGGGCAAACAAGCCGATTACGGCAATAAAAGGATTTCTTTAGAATGGGACTTACAGCAGACGGACACCAAGCAAGGCGCCGAAAAAGTTTCCATTCCAAAGCTGGGACGGTAAATTTCGGAAAAATTTTATGAAAACCAGTGTCTTATTTTCTTTTTTGGTTGTTCTTTTATTTTTCACAAACGGATTTGCCGGAGAGGAACCGTGTCACGAACCCCCTTCTCCGGCACCCGCTTCTCCGTCCGTTCCTTCGGATTCGGGTCCTTCTTCCGGCGGCGGTTCCGTCACCACGGCACCCTCGGGGATGGGTGATGACACAAAAGGACAAATGGGGATGACCTTTGACCCTTCAGTCCAAGGCGATGGCAATGACCATCCCTTCGGACCTTCCGATTTTATGAGTTTTATGCGGT
This DNA window, taken from Deltaproteobacteria bacterium, encodes the following:
- a CDS encoding tetratricopeptide repeat protein: MVFSFQMQKNKKVFFVFIALLLLLPTTEAVSSDKSKSLVQKGYSFLTKGNFESALKQFELAFKADPNDGTALFFQGVALNRLGKFELSAPKLDRAGLKKGVHPDWNFERGWSYLGLGEWKKAVSLLEVFEKEHPGRGQTLEFIGRAYFGLKNYSKAESYLKKAAKKDPNLKKTTEIYLSRISGTRQAPSATEGPKSEKGKNWKIYSNIGGNYNTNAINLGNGVTRPADISRQESPFASGTLGGSYRFDLSDSSQFSLGNQILANLYEVSGRLHFLDNYSFLQFRHSFDPTKILGITFSNDFSIIQTAKFRDQIGIKPLFGWKLADWLVSEIGYNFGWADYFFPSNANQNRDSYSHTVLMNNIFSVPETKLRFRLGYFHLWNRATGSDFDYGGNTLIFGVSHSFYEDVMGELLFSQAWNRYSKINSLTTGTKRSDDISNVSVQFKVPFIGPIKGFLHANYTRNKSNIAVFNYRAWQGGGGLSAEF